The sequence TTCCACGGCAGCGCGATCTTGTTGCGTTCGGCCAGGGCGAACAGCAACTCAGGCTCCAGCGAGCCCTCCAGGTGCAGGTGCAATTCGGCCTTGGGCAGGGCGTTGAGCCAGTCGTACATTTATAAGTTCTCATCAGGTGCAATGGCGGCATTCTACAGGGCAAGGGCGAAATAATCGGCAAAACCTGATCAAACGGTGAGCATTCGCTTTCTTCGCACAAGTGTTGGGTGAGCTAAGGTGTAACGAAACGTTAGCGGCGTGGTGCAGTCTGTACCCCATCTATGACTGATTTGCCGTTCGAAAAAGGCTCGTAATGTTCACATCCCTCAAGCAAGAAAAATTCATGCTGCTGGCGCTGATCGCCGCCATTGCCGCTTACCCGTTGGAACACTGGATGCTCCATAGCGGGCAGAAAGTCGCGCTGCTGGGCGGCCTGGTGCTGATCGGTTTCATCGTCGTGGCCTCGATGCGCGTGGCCCATCACGCCGAGCAGTTGGCGGAAAAGGTCGGCGACCCCTACGGCACCATGATCCTGACCCTCGCCGCCGTCCTGGTGGAAGTGGTGATCCTGGCGATCATGATGAGCAATGAACCGTCACCGACGCTGGTGCGCGACACCATCTATTCAGCGGTGATGCTCGACATCAACGGCATCCTCGGCCTGGCGGCATTGATGGGTGGCATCAAGCATGGCGAGCAGTCCTACAACGATGATTCGGCACGGACCTACAGCGTGATGATCCTCACGGCCATGGGTGTTTCGATGGTGGTGCCGGAATTTATCCCCGAGGCCGACTGGAAGATTTACTCGGCCTTCACCATCGGCGCGATGGTGGTGTTGTACACCTTGTTCCTGCGGATGCAGGTTGGGCCTCACAGCTACTTTTTCAGCTACAGCTACCCGGACAAGCGCCGTAAAAAGCAGTCGGAAGAAGAAAACCCACCGATCAGTCTGGCGTTCTCTATCGGGACCTTGGTGTTCGGCGTGATCGTGATTGGCTCGCTGGCCGAGGTGATGTCCAAGACCCTGGACCTTGGCCTTGAAGGAACGGGTGCGCCGCCGGTGATCACCGCAATCCTGGTGGCCGCGATTTCCGCCGCCCCGGAGATTTTGACCGCGTTGCGGGCGGCGCTGGCCAATCGCATGCAGTCGGTGGTGAACATCGCTTTGGGTGCTTCGTTGTCGACGGTGATCCTGACTGTGCCGGTGATGGAAGCCATGGCGTTGTACACCGGCCAGCCGTTTCAGATGGCGATGACGCCGGTGCAGACGGTGATGGTGTTTATCACGCTGATCGTCAGTGCGATCAACCTCAACGATGGCGAAACCAACGCCATCGAAGGGATGACCCATTTTGTGTTGTTTGCGACTTTTATCATGCTGTCGCTGTTGGGGTTGTAACCGCCCTTTAGAACACAGCAAATTCAATGTGGGTGCGGGCTTGTGTGGGAGCGGGCTTGCTCGCGAATGCGATATATCAGTCAACATCTGTATCGACTGAATCACCGCCTTCGCGAGCAAGTCGAATCGTCGCACCGCCGCTCCCACCTTTTGCCCTGCGGAGGGCTCAGGTTCCGCTGATCAACGCACGCGCCGCCTGGCTGTGATCAGCAATCAAACCTTTCAGGTCCAGGCCTTCGACTTGCCCATCGATGACCCGCCACTTGCCACCCACCATCACCCGATCCGCCCGGTCGGCGCCGCACAGCAGCAGCGCCGAAATCGGATCGTGGCTGCCGGAGAAGCGCAGCTCATCCAGTTTGAACAGTGCCAGGTCAGCCTGTTTGCCTACGGCCAACTCACCGATATCGCTACGGCCGAGCAATTGCGCCGAGCCTTTGGTGGCCCAGCCCAACACCAATTCCGGTGTGATCTTTTCTGCACCGTAGCGCAGGCGTTGGATATACAACGCCTGGCGTGTTTCCAGAATCATGTTCGACGCATCGTTGGACGCCGAACCGTCTACACCCAGGCCAATTGGCGCACCGGCTGCGAGCAGGTCCAGGGTTGGGCAAATACCCGAGGCCAGGCGCATGTTGGAACTTGGGCAATGGCAAATCCCGGTGCCGGCGGCGCCGAGCCGCGCAATCTCGTCCGGGTTGAAGTGAATGCCATGGGCCAGCCAGGTGCGCGGTCCGAGCCAGCCGACGCTGTCCAGATAATCCACGGTGCGCAGGCCGAAGCGCTGCAGGCAGAAGTCTTCTTCGTCGAGGGTTTCTGCCAGGTGGGTGTGCAGGCGCACGTCGAGGCTGTTGGCCAGTTCGGCGCTGGCGGCCATGATTTCCTGGGTGACAGAGAACGGTGAGCAGGGCGCCAGGGCGATCTGGATTTGCGCGCCGTCGCCACGCTCGTGGTACTGGGTGATCAGGCGCTGGCTGTCGGCGAGGATGACTTCGCCCTGTTGCACGGTTTGTTGCGGTGGCAGGCCTCCGTCGGCTTCGCCCAGGCTCATGGAGCCGCGGGTCAGCATGGCGCGCATGCCCAACTCGCGCACGCTGTCGACTTGCACGTCGATGGCGTTTTCCAGGCCGTCGGGAAACAGGTAGTGATGATCGGCCGCCGTGGTGCAGCCCGAGAGCAGCAGTTCAGCCAGGGCAACTTTGGTGGCCAGCGCCAGTTTCTCGGGCGTGAGTCGGGCCCATACCGGGTACAGGGTTTTCAGCCATGGGAACAGCGGCTGATTGACCACCGGGGCCCAGGCGCGAGTGAGGGTTTGATAGAAGTGATGATGGGTGTTGATCAGCCCGGGCAGGATCACATGCTCGCGAGCATCGAAGACTTGTCCGCAGGCGCTGGCGGGTTCTTGCCCCAGGCCGAGGACTTCAACGATCACGCCATCCTGCACCACCAGGCCGCCACGGGCTTCGAGGGTGTTGGCGGTGAAAATCGCGAGAGGGTTTTTTAACCAGATACGGGTCGCAGGCATTGGCCGGCTCCTCTGAATGATGGGTTCAGGTTTGCCAGCTCAGTGTTGCCCTGTCTGCTGATCCAGGGTCGCCGGTGAGGGCGAGGTGGGGAGTTTACGTGCGGATCGTTATCGCAGGCAATCGGGCGATAACGATCCGGGCGATGTTTACCAGGGAATGTTCTGGCCCAGGTAGTCGATGAAGTGATGGCCGCCCTTGCCGGTGTAGGCATTCACTTGCTTGACCAGGCCACGGACGCTGGTCTCGACGTCGATGTGCGCATCTTCTCCGCCCATGTCGGTTTTTACCCAGCCTGGGTGCAGGGACAACACGGTCAATTTTTGATCACCCAGTTGCGTGACAAAACTGTTGGTCATGGAATTCAGCGCGGCCTTGCTGGCCTTGTACAGCGCCAGGTCCGCGCCATCAGGGATGGCAACGCTGCCCAGCACCGAACTCATGAACGCCAGCGCGCCACTGTCCGGGCGAATCTGCCCGATAAAGCGTTGGGCCAGGTTGATCGGTGCCACGGCATTGGTGAAAAACAGCTGGCCGACTTCAGCCTGGGTTGCGTGGCCGGGTGTCTGGTTGGTTGGGCCTTTAACGCCGGCATTGACGAACAGCAGGTCGAAGGTCTGTGCCTTGAGGCGTTGGTTCAGGGCGATCACGGCGTGTTGATCGTCCATGTCCAACTGTTCGATCTGTACATTGCCCAAGGCCTTCAAGGCATCAGCCTTGTGTGGGTCGCGTACGGTGGCGGTGACTTGCCAGCCGTCGCTCAGCAGTTGCTTGACCAGGCCAAGGCCCAGGCCTCGGGAGGCGCCGATGATCAGCGCGGTTTTTGGCGTAGACATGAATGGCTTCCTTTGGAGTGAAGATTCAGGGTTCAGTGGACAACAGTACCTCAGTCCTCGCGGTAGTAAAGCCTGGAGAGTTGATCGAAAAACGTACAGTCACCCGCAAGCGTTGCCGCCTCTGCCACCTGCGCACTCTTGCACGGGTTATCCACAGGTTCCTCCACAGGAATTGTGTGCAAGCTAGCTGGCTGGGTATAAGCGCTGCGGTGCTTTGTTCTAAAGGCGATAAACAACCTAACTGACTGTTTTAGAGCTGGATTAATACTTTCGTGTACGCGCTTGAGTGAAAATTGATCAACACCCTCAAGTCCTTGTGACAGAAGGGTTACAGGCGAGTGTGCTCAGGTTATCCACAGGCAGGTGCACAGTAGGTGTGGGCAGTTTTAGCGTTGCAGCAGAATACGTCCGCGGCTCAAGTCCGCCAGTTGTGTCTGCAGTGTATTGATCTGCGCTTCGCCCAGCGCTAATTGCAATTCCACTCCGTTGGCGGTGAAGGTTTCTTCCACCACCAGCCCGCCGAGTTCGGCGACACGCAGTTTCACCAGAGTCAGCTCGGCAAAACCACAGGCACAACTTAGGGGAACGCGGCTGATCAACTCGATCCGCTCGGCGTTCTGCAGGCATTTATTGGCGCCGCCGCCGTAAGCACGGGCCAACCCGCCGGTGCCCAGTTGGATGCCGCCGTACCAGCGGATGACCAGCACGGCCACCTGATCAAAGGCCTGGGCCTCGATAGCTGCCAGGATCGGCCGCCCGGCAGTGCCGCCGGGTTCGCCATCGTCATTACTGCGGTACTGGTCGGCCAATTTCCAGGCCCAGCAATTGTGCGAGGCATTCAAGTCACTGTATTGATCGATGAACGCCTGGGCGTCCTGGGCGCTGGTAATGGGCGCAGCGAAGGTGATGAAGCGGCTTTTGCGTATTTCTTCACGAAATTCGCAAAGGCCGGTAAGTGTGAAAGGCATGGGTCGCTTCGTTTAGAGGGCTGGCTTGATGCCGCAGCCTTTGAGAATGATGTGGATAAGGTTGGTGCCGGCGTCTTCCATGTCTTGTTTGGTCAGCTTGGTGCGACCCGTGACGCGGCAGATTTGGGTGGCGAAGTCGGCGTAATGCTGGGTGCTGCCCCAGAGCAGGAAGATCAGGTGTACCGGATCTACCGGGTCCATCTTGCCGGTGTCGATCCAGGCCTGGAACACCGCCGCCCGACCACTGAACCAGGCGCGATAGTCCTGGCTAAAATATTCGGTCAGGCACTCGCCGCCGCTGATGATCTCCATGGCGAAGATTCGCGAGGCTTGCGGCTGACGTCGGGAAAATTCCATTTTGGTACGGATGTAGTGAGTCAGCGCCTCGGCTGGATCGTCCTCGGCGGTCAGCGCGTTAAAGGTGCTGTCCCACAGTTCGAGGATATTGCTGAGTACGGCGATGTACAGCCCCAACTTATTGGTGAAGTAATAGTGCAAGTTGGCTTTGGGCAGGCCGGCACTCGCAGCGATGGTGTTCATGCTGGTGCCTTTGTAGCCATGGCGAGCGAACTCGTCTTCGGCGGCCTGGATGATCGCTTGTTCGTTCTTTTGCCGAATGCGGCTTGCAGGTTTTCCAGTGTGGTTGCTGTGGGCAGGAACTTCGAGGCTCATGGAGGTTTCCGTGCAGATCGATGAATGCGACTTATGCACAGATAACCCACCCTCAAGCCTCAGACAAGTCCCGATACGATAAAACCTTTAAAGCGGTTCCAGGGTGTCGCTTTCCAGTGCCTGTTTTGCGGCAGGTTCGACGACCTTTGCTTCAGGCAATAACAGACACAAGACAATCGCGGTCAGCCCGCCGCTGGTGATGGCTGAGTCGAACAGGTTCTGTACCAGAGTCGGCATCAGATGCAGCAAATTAGGCTGGGCCGCAATTCCCAGGCCGACGCCGAAGGAGGTCGCGATAATCAACATGCTGCGTCGATCCAGCGGGGCCTGGGCGAGAATACGTACGCCGGCGGCAGCGACGCTGCCGAACATTACGAGGGTGGCACCGCCCAGCACGGGTTTAGGGATCTGCTGCAACACCGCACCAATCAGTGGAAATAGCCCGAGACAAAACAGCACCACTCCGATGTACAGGCCGACATAACGACTGGCGACGCCGGTCAGTTGGATGACGCCATTGTTTTGGGCGAAGGTGGTGTTGGGGAAGGCGCTGAAGGTGGCGGCGATCATGCAACTGACGCCATCCCCCAGCACACCACCCTTGAGTCGGCTTATATAAGAAGGGCCGCTGATGGGCTGACGGGCGATCATGCAGTTGGCGGTAAGGTCGCCAACGGTTTCGATGGTGCTGATCAGATAAATCAGCGCGACTGGTAGGAAAGCGCTCCAGTCGAAATTGAAGCCGAAGCGAAAGGGCGTCGGCAGGCTGATCAACGGCAGGTCGGGTAGCGGTTGGGGTACCAGTTTGCCGCTGAACCAAGCAGCAAGGCTGCCCAGCACGAGGCCGATGATGATGGCCGAGAGGCGCACCCATGGCGTGTTCGAACGGTTGAGCAAGATGATCGTCAATACGACGAACAGGCCGAGGGCCAGATTGGTAGGTGCGCCAAAGTCCGCTGCGTTGAATCCTCCGCCCAAATCCGTGATGCCAACCTTGATCAGGCTGATGCCGATCAGGGTGATGACAATCCCGGTGACCAAGGGCGTGATCACTCGTCGCAGTTGGCCGATAAAGCGGCTCAACACTATCTGCACCACTGCGCCGAAAAAGCACACGCCGAAGATCATCGCCAGGATGTCTTCCGGGCTACCGCCGCGTTGCTTGACCAGAAAACCGGCCGACAGAACCGCGCCGAGAAAAGCGAAGCTGGTGCCTTGCAGACAGATCATTCCCGCACCGATACCAAACGGCCTACGGGCTTGTATGAAAGTGCCGACACCCGAGACCATCAACGCCATGCTGATCAAGTAGGGCAGGTGAGCGGTCAAGCCCAGGGTGGAGCCGATGATCAGCGGCGGGGTGATGATCCCGACGAAACTGGCCAGTACGTGTTGCAGGGCGGCAAGAAATGCGGGCAACGGTTTGGGGCGGTCGTTGAGGCCGTAGATCAGATCGCTGGGGCTGGAGGATTCTGGCGGCATGGCAGGCAAACTCGAGGCTGACGGTTCAAGGTCCTCATGCCTTGCAAAAAGCTGTCCATGTGCTCAGGTTTTTCTGTAAGGCCCGTCTCAGCGGGTCGCAGCCAGGCTTTCGAGAAAACTTTCCAGCACCAAATGAGGGCGACGGCCCTTGCGCGTGACCGAAGCGAGGCTCAGGTCATAAAAACGCACGGCAGGTTTCAGGGCGCGCAGACGCCCTTGTTGTACCCAGAGACTGGCGTAGTGATCCGGCAAATAGCCGATGTAGCGGCCGGTCAGGATCAGGAAGGCCATGCCTTCACGGTCGGAGGCGCTGGCGGTGCAATTGAGGGCCTGATAGTGGGCCTGAATCTCGGCGGGCAGGCGGAAGGTCGGTGCAATGGCGTCCTGGCTGTTGATGCGCTCATCGTCCAACTGCTTGTCGTCGGCATAAAACAAAGGGTGACCGACGGCGCAGTAGAGCAGCGAGCGTTCGCTGTACAGCGGCTGGTATTCAAGACCCGAAAGGGCGCTGGCCTGGGGGACTACGCCAACGTGCAGGCGACCGTCGAGCACGCCTTGTTCCACTTCGTTGGGGGCGATCATACGGATCTGGATCTGCACGTCCGGCCCGCGCTCTTTCAATTGTGCCAGGGCATGAGTGATACGCATGTGGGGCAGGGTGACCAGGTTGTCGGTCAGGCCGATGATCAGTTCGCCCCGCAGGTGTTGGTGCAGGCCGTTGACCTCGGTGCGAAAACTTTCCAAGGCACTTAATAGCTGCAACACCGATTGATAAACCTCGCGCCCTTCCTCGGTCAGGGAGAACCCGGCTCGCCCTCGTTGGCACAGGCGTAGGCCCAGGCGCTGTTCGAGGTCGCTCATCTGTTGGCTGATGGCTGAACGACCGATGCCCAGCACGGTTTCTGCCGCCGAAAAGCCACCGCACTCCACCACGCTGCGAAAGATGCGCAGCAGGCGGATATCGAAGTCGCTGACTTGCGCCAGGGGATCGGGGCGACGGCTGCTCATAGTTTAGTGAAGGCCTGACTGAAGGTTAGAAGAGTTGGATTTCACCGACTTTATCCCCGTGGCAATTTAGCTGCAACAACGCTTTTCGAATCCCTACGCTGCCTTTTGCCTTGCGAGGTTTTGCTCATGAACATGCCCGAAAACGCCCCGTCCTCTCTGGCCAGCCAATTGAAGCTGGATGCTCACTGGATGCCGTACACCGCCAACCGCAACTTTCATCGCGACCCGCGTCTGATCGTAGCGGCCGAAGGTAGCTGGTTGACCGATGACAAAGGACGCAAGGTGTATGACTCGCTGTCGGGTCTGTGGACCTGTGGCGCCGGGCACACTCGTAAGGAAATCCAGGAAGCGGTCGCCAAGCAACTGGGCACATTGGACTACTCGCCGGGCTTCCAATACGGTCATCCTTTGTCGTTCCAGCTGGCAGAAAAAATCACCGATCTGACCCCAGGTAACCTGAACCATGTGTTCTTCACCGACTCCGGCTCCGAGTGCGCCGATACAGCGGTGAAGATGGTGCGTGCTTACTGGCGCCTGAAAGGCCAGGCGACCAAGACCAAGATGATCGGCCGTGCCCGTGGTTATCACGGTGTGAACATCGCCGGTACCAGCCTGGGCGGCGTCAACGGCAACCGTAAGATTTTTGGTCAGGCGATGATGGACGTTGACCATCTGCCGCACACGCTGCTGGCAAGTAACGCCTTCTCCCGTGGTATGCCGGAGCTGGGTGGTATCGCTTTGGCCGATGAG is a genomic window of Pseudomonas sp. ADAK18 containing:
- a CDS encoding calcium:proton antiporter, which encodes MFTSLKQEKFMLLALIAAIAAYPLEHWMLHSGQKVALLGGLVLIGFIVVASMRVAHHAEQLAEKVGDPYGTMILTLAAVLVEVVILAIMMSNEPSPTLVRDTIYSAVMLDINGILGLAALMGGIKHGEQSYNDDSARTYSVMILTAMGVSMVVPEFIPEADWKIYSAFTIGAMVVLYTLFLRMQVGPHSYFFSYSYPDKRRKKQSEEENPPISLAFSIGTLVFGVIVIGSLAEVMSKTLDLGLEGTGAPPVITAILVAAISAAPEILTALRAALANRMQSVVNIALGASLSTVILTVPVMEAMALYTGQPFQMAMTPVQTVMVFITLIVSAINLNDGETNAIEGMTHFVLFATFIMLSLLGL
- a CDS encoding TetR/AcrR family transcriptional regulator: MSLEVPAHSNHTGKPASRIRQKNEQAIIQAAEDEFARHGYKGTSMNTIAASAGLPKANLHYYFTNKLGLYIAVLSNILELWDSTFNALTAEDDPAEALTHYIRTKMEFSRRQPQASRIFAMEIISGGECLTEYFSQDYRAWFSGRAAVFQAWIDTGKMDPVDPVHLIFLLWGSTQHYADFATQICRVTGRTKLTKQDMEDAGTNLIHIILKGCGIKPAL
- a CDS encoding uracil-xanthine permease family protein, giving the protein MPPESSSPSDLIYGLNDRPKPLPAFLAALQHVLASFVGIITPPLIIGSTLGLTAHLPYLISMALMVSGVGTFIQARRPFGIGAGMICLQGTSFAFLGAVLSAGFLVKQRGGSPEDILAMIFGVCFFGAVVQIVLSRFIGQLRRVITPLVTGIVITLIGISLIKVGITDLGGGFNAADFGAPTNLALGLFVVLTIILLNRSNTPWVRLSAIIIGLVLGSLAAWFSGKLVPQPLPDLPLISLPTPFRFGFNFDWSAFLPVALIYLISTIETVGDLTANCMIARQPISGPSYISRLKGGVLGDGVSCMIAATFSAFPNTTFAQNNGVIQLTGVASRYVGLYIGVVLFCLGLFPLIGAVLQQIPKPVLGGATLVMFGSVAAAGVRILAQAPLDRRSMLIIATSFGVGLGIAAQPNLLHLMPTLVQNLFDSAITSGGLTAIVLCLLLPEAKVVEPAAKQALESDTLEPL
- a CDS encoding LysR family transcriptional regulator, with the translated sequence MSSRRPDPLAQVSDFDIRLLRIFRSVVECGGFSAAETVLGIGRSAISQQMSDLEQRLGLRLCQRGRAGFSLTEEGREVYQSVLQLLSALESFRTEVNGLHQHLRGELIIGLTDNLVTLPHMRITHALAQLKERGPDVQIQIRMIAPNEVEQGVLDGRLHVGVVPQASALSGLEYQPLYSERSLLYCAVGHPLFYADDKQLDDERINSQDAIAPTFRLPAEIQAHYQALNCTASASDREGMAFLILTGRYIGYLPDHYASLWVQQGRLRALKPAVRFYDLSLASVTRKGRRPHLVLESFLESLAATR
- a CDS encoding SDR family oxidoreductase, which produces MSTPKTALIIGASRGLGLGLVKQLLSDGWQVTATVRDPHKADALKALGNVQIEQLDMDDQHAVIALNQRLKAQTFDLLFVNAGVKGPTNQTPGHATQAEVGQLFFTNAVAPINLAQRFIGQIRPDSGALAFMSSVLGSVAIPDGADLALYKASKAALNSMTNSFVTQLGDQKLTVLSLHPGWVKTDMGGEDAHIDVETSVRGLVKQVNAYTGKGGHHFIDYLGQNIPW
- a CDS encoding YigZ family protein produces the protein MPFTLTGLCEFREEIRKSRFITFAAPITSAQDAQAFIDQYSDLNASHNCWAWKLADQYRSNDDGEPGGTAGRPILAAIEAQAFDQVAVLVIRWYGGIQLGTGGLARAYGGGANKCLQNAERIELISRVPLSCACGFAELTLVKLRVAELGGLVVEETFTANGVELQLALGEAQINTLQTQLADLSRGRILLQR
- a CDS encoding 8-oxoguanine deaminase, with the translated sequence MPATRIWLKNPLAIFTANTLEARGGLVVQDGVIVEVLGLGQEPASACGQVFDAREHVILPGLINTHHHFYQTLTRAWAPVVNQPLFPWLKTLYPVWARLTPEKLALATKVALAELLLSGCTTAADHHYLFPDGLENAIDVQVDSVRELGMRAMLTRGSMSLGEADGGLPPQQTVQQGEVILADSQRLITQYHERGDGAQIQIALAPCSPFSVTQEIMAASAELANSLDVRLHTHLAETLDEEDFCLQRFGLRTVDYLDSVGWLGPRTWLAHGIHFNPDEIARLGAAGTGICHCPSSNMRLASGICPTLDLLAAGAPIGLGVDGSASNDASNMILETRQALYIQRLRYGAEKITPELVLGWATKGSAQLLGRSDIGELAVGKQADLALFKLDELRFSGSHDPISALLLCGADRADRVMVGGKWRVIDGQVEGLDLKGLIADHSQAARALISGT